The Halocalculus aciditolerans genome includes a window with the following:
- a CDS encoding IclR family transcriptional regulator, with the protein MTEPMRTDNTDTVKAIDTMFDIVEYLREEDGATLSTAATDLPYAKSTIHRHLQTLETHGYIVQEGGYYVGLRFLELGEQARNRHRAYQLAKEKVDELAAETDERAQFIVEEHAEAVYIHRAHGEHAVRTDPGIGNRIPLHATSAGKAILAAMSPDEVSRVVERTSFDDITDETITDADDLHSELEQIRERGYAFNRQENLQGLHAVGVAVTGPDGDVLGALSVSGPSHRLTGEFFEDGLPSLLLGTANELELNTAYA; encoded by the coding sequence ATGACGGAACCCATGAGAACAGACAACACGGACACAGTGAAAGCCATTGACACGATGTTCGACATCGTCGAATACCTCCGCGAAGAAGACGGCGCAACCCTCTCAACGGCCGCCACCGACCTCCCGTACGCAAAAAGCACCATTCACCGGCACCTACAGACACTCGAAACCCACGGATACATCGTTCAGGAAGGCGGTTACTACGTGGGACTACGGTTTCTCGAACTCGGAGAACAAGCACGCAACCGCCATCGAGCCTACCAGCTAGCCAAAGAGAAAGTCGACGAGCTTGCCGCCGAAACAGACGAGCGAGCTCAATTTATCGTCGAAGAACACGCAGAAGCGGTCTACATTCACCGTGCACACGGAGAGCACGCAGTCCGAACCGACCCGGGAATCGGGAACAGAATCCCGCTACACGCGACCTCAGCTGGGAAAGCAATACTCGCTGCAATGTCTCCGGATGAAGTGTCCCGCGTCGTCGAACGGACGTCGTTCGATGACATTACTGACGAGACGATAACCGATGCAGATGATCTCCATTCGGAACTGGAGCAGATCAGAGAGCGTGGCTACGCGTTCAACCGCCAGGAGAACTTACAAGGTCTTCACGCAGTTGGAGTCGCGGTTACCGGGCCCGACGGGGACGTCCTCGGTGCACTGAGCGTTTCCGGGCCGAGTCATCGTCTTACCGGGGAGTTCTTCGAGGACGGCCTCCCCTCGCTACTCCTCGGAACCGCAAACGAACTTGAGCTCAAC
- a CDS encoding acyl-CoA dehydrogenase family protein, with protein sequence MVDRDTVELTDQQRLVRDSIRDICSDFEADYWRKRDRNGEYPHEFVDELAAHGWFGALLPEEYGGAGMDTEEVAVMMEEIAASGGGFSAAQAVHGAIYNSVPLVKYGSEEMKEALLPKVARGEASIQAFGLTEPNAGSDSTSIETRAVRDDDHYVINGQKIWISRVDASDYLVLMARTTPREDVEKRTRGLSMFLIDLRDAYDQGGLEIEQIDKTASNIVHSYELFFEDLRVPAENVIGEEGQGFYQMLDGLNEERLAIAAECIGLAEAAIEAGVEYANERTVFDEQIGSNQAIQHPLAEAHAQTQAAKGMVYSAASAANDSANAKDVGARANMSKFLAAKAAFEAADAAVQTHGGFGIAREYDVERYFREARLTRLVPITQQLALNYIGENVLGLPRSY encoded by the coding sequence ATGGTAGACAGAGACACCGTCGAGTTGACGGACCAGCAGCGGCTGGTACGAGATTCGATACGCGACATCTGCTCAGATTTCGAAGCAGACTACTGGCGTAAGAGAGACAGAAACGGCGAATACCCGCACGAGTTCGTCGACGAACTCGCAGCACACGGCTGGTTCGGTGCCTTGCTTCCCGAAGAATACGGGGGCGCAGGTATGGACACTGAGGAGGTTGCAGTGATGATGGAAGAAATCGCAGCCTCCGGTGGAGGGTTCAGCGCTGCACAGGCAGTTCACGGGGCGATCTATAACTCAGTTCCGCTCGTCAAATATGGGAGCGAGGAGATGAAAGAAGCGCTCCTCCCGAAAGTCGCTCGTGGTGAAGCCTCGATCCAAGCCTTCGGCCTGACGGAGCCTAACGCTGGATCCGACTCCACATCGATAGAGACGCGCGCAGTCCGTGACGACGACCACTACGTCATCAACGGACAGAAGATCTGGATCTCTCGCGTGGACGCAAGCGACTATCTCGTCCTAATGGCACGCACGACCCCGAGAGAAGACGTCGAGAAACGAACCCGCGGGCTGTCGATGTTCCTCATCGACCTCCGGGATGCCTACGATCAGGGTGGCTTGGAGATCGAGCAGATCGACAAGACGGCGAGTAATATCGTGCACTCGTACGAGCTCTTCTTCGAAGACCTCCGCGTTCCTGCGGAGAACGTTATCGGCGAAGAAGGGCAGGGGTTCTACCAGATGCTCGACGGGCTCAATGAAGAGCGCCTAGCGATCGCTGCGGAATGCATCGGTCTTGCAGAAGCCGCGATTGAAGCCGGCGTCGAGTATGCAAACGAGCGGACCGTGTTCGACGAGCAGATCGGGTCGAACCAGGCAATTCAGCATCCACTGGCAGAAGCGCACGCGCAGACACAAGCGGCGAAGGGCATGGTTTACAGCGCGGCGAGTGCCGCTAACGACTCGGCGAACGCAAAAGACGTAGGAGCACGTGCGAACATGTCGAAGTTCCTCGCAGCTAAAGCCGCCTTCGAAGCCGCCGACGCAGCCGTGCAAACCCACGGTGGGTTCGGGATCGCACGTGAGTACGACGTCGAACGGTACTTCCGCGAAGCACGTCTCACGCGTCTCGTCCCCATCACGCAGCAGCTCGCACTGAACTATATCGGCGAGAACGTGCTGGGTCTCCCGAGGTCGTATTGA
- a CDS encoding MaoC family dehydratase, producing MPDDVKAGWHGRYYEDFAVGDVYKHPFGRTVTETDDVWFTNVTMNANPMHFNEAYAAETEFGERLVNGTFVIALAVGMSVVDVSMNATANLGYDDIRHHGPVFHGDTIFSESEVLEKRESDSREHVGLVTTELRAYNQDGDLVLSLERTPMVLKKSHADPTAEQPPGWPAGIGAQPENEQ from the coding sequence ATGCCGGACGACGTCAAAGCGGGATGGCATGGCCGATACTACGAGGACTTCGCTGTCGGTGATGTCTACAAACACCCGTTCGGACGGACGGTGACTGAGACTGATGACGTCTGGTTCACGAACGTCACGATGAACGCAAACCCGATGCATTTCAACGAGGCGTACGCAGCCGAGACGGAGTTCGGCGAGCGCCTCGTCAATGGGACGTTTGTTATCGCACTCGCCGTCGGAATGAGCGTCGTCGACGTCTCGATGAACGCAACGGCGAACCTCGGCTACGACGACATCCGGCACCACGGACCCGTCTTCCACGGAGATACGATCTTCTCAGAGTCAGAAGTCCTCGAGAAGCGGGAATCAGACAGCCGGGAGCACGTTGGCCTCGTCACCACAGAGCTGCGCGCGTACAACCAAGACGGTGATCTCGTACTGTCCCTCGAGCGCACGCCGATGGTCCTGAAGAAGAGTCACGCCGACCCGACCGCGGAACAACCGCCCGGTTGGCCAGCCGGTATCGGGGCGCAGCCGGAGAATGAACAATGA
- a CDS encoding acetyl-CoA hydrolase/transferase C-terminal domain-containing protein: protein MTAERIQDGIPIHAATDVVREISADDTLLISGFGSVGYPKAVPLALADDEADYSLTVVSGGSVGAEIDVSLVEADAVDRRFPYQARPPIRESINDGAVAFHDRNISTLGDEVRYGGLPDGGVAVVEALAAGSDWFIPTTSIGQTPAFVRSADKLIIEVNQSVPEEVRRFHDIYRLGTPPNRGPVPLTDPGGRIGKNSVSFDPEKLIGVVQTDRRDQPYAFRDPTEADRSIAAHLRSFLEREVERSPLFEESVRIQFGVGSLGNALMGALGDADFDDRELIYFGEVIQDGLLDLLDDGKLASASATSLALSSEGHERLFEDVDRYAEDIVLRPADLSNSPALIDRFGVIAVNSALEVDLFGHVNSTHLNGTRVMNGVGGSGDFNRHSPLAVLALPSVAADGDISRITPMVPHVDHTEHDIDVVVTEQGVADLRGNEPRETARDLIESCAHPDYREPLEDYLARGIESNGHIPHDLDTALSWHANR, encoded by the coding sequence ATGACTGCGGAGCGGATCCAAGACGGAATTCCGATTCACGCTGCAACCGACGTCGTTCGTGAGATCAGCGCGGACGACACGCTGCTTATCAGTGGCTTTGGGAGCGTCGGGTATCCCAAAGCAGTCCCTCTCGCACTTGCCGACGACGAGGCGGACTACTCGCTGACGGTCGTCAGCGGAGGGAGCGTCGGAGCGGAAATAGACGTCAGCCTGGTCGAAGCTGATGCCGTTGACCGCCGATTCCCGTACCAAGCGCGACCGCCGATCCGAGAATCGATCAACGATGGGGCGGTCGCGTTCCACGACCGGAACATTAGCACACTTGGCGACGAGGTCCGGTACGGTGGTCTCCCAGACGGCGGTGTAGCAGTCGTCGAAGCACTGGCTGCGGGTTCAGATTGGTTCATCCCCACGACCAGCATCGGACAAACACCGGCATTCGTCAGATCTGCCGATAAGCTGATCATCGAGGTTAATCAGTCCGTACCGGAGGAAGTCCGCCGGTTCCACGACATCTATCGGTTAGGGACGCCGCCGAACCGTGGTCCAGTGCCACTCACAGACCCCGGTGGTCGGATCGGGAAGAACTCGGTTTCCTTCGACCCGGAGAAGCTGATCGGGGTCGTTCAGACTGACCGACGTGACCAACCCTATGCGTTCCGAGACCCCACGGAGGCCGACCGATCGATCGCCGCACATCTTCGATCATTTCTGGAGCGTGAAGTCGAGCGATCACCGCTTTTCGAGGAGTCCGTCCGAATTCAATTCGGCGTGGGAAGCCTCGGAAATGCCCTTATGGGTGCTCTCGGCGACGCCGATTTCGATGACCGAGAGCTCATCTACTTCGGCGAAGTCATTCAGGATGGCCTCCTCGACCTCCTGGACGACGGAAAGCTCGCGAGCGCAAGCGCGACCTCGCTCGCATTATCGAGCGAGGGTCACGAACGGCTGTTCGAAGACGTCGACCGGTATGCCGAGGACATCGTTCTTCGACCTGCTGATCTTTCGAATAGTCCGGCGCTCATCGATCGGTTCGGGGTCATTGCTGTTAACAGCGCCTTGGAGGTCGACCTCTTCGGCCACGTCAACTCGACCCATCTGAACGGTACGCGTGTGATGAATGGAGTCGGTGGCAGTGGTGACTTCAACCGCCACTCGCCACTGGCCGTCCTTGCCTTGCCTTCCGTTGCCGCAGACGGCGACATATCGCGGATCACTCCGATGGTCCCCCATGTCGATCACACAGAACACGATATCGATGTGGTGGTGACTGAGCAGGGCGTCGCCGATCTCCGCGGCAATGAGCCGAGAGAGACGGCGAGAGACCTCATCGAAAGTTGCGCTCACCCGGACTACCGAGAACCCCTCGAAGACTACCTCGCCAGAGGCATCGAATCGAACGGACACATCCCCCACGACCTGGACACAGCCCTTAGCTGGCACGCAAACCGATAA
- a CDS encoding SDR family oxidoreductase yields MTDLLTSKTCIVTGAGHGIGRATAIELGSLGANVVVNDLGSDVHGEGTSQEPAEETVAAVEDAGGTAIAHFGDVTDLDYTERLIADTVDEFGRVDGVANFAGILRDALAENMTGDEWDAVINVHLRGHFSLLRNAAAHWADSAPDGGFETSRSFVALTSRSALGNVGQVNYSTAKAGILGMIRTTSTELDRYNVRVNAVMPTAYTRMIEDIPEEKQPFTREDMPPERVASMIGYLLSDAADGITGSTLRVAGEQVGVVSHPELVRSGYRDGGWSAEDLADGFTDDVAEGVDLDNSGGAF; encoded by the coding sequence ATGACCGACTTACTCACCTCGAAGACTTGCATCGTTACCGGCGCTGGCCACGGTATCGGCCGCGCTACAGCAATCGAACTCGGTTCGCTCGGCGCGAACGTCGTCGTCAATGACCTCGGCTCTGACGTGCACGGCGAAGGCACGAGCCAAGAGCCGGCGGAAGAAACAGTCGCTGCAGTCGAAGATGCCGGTGGAACAGCGATCGCGCACTTCGGAGACGTAACCGACCTGGACTACACAGAGCGACTCATCGCAGACACTGTCGATGAGTTCGGCCGAGTCGACGGCGTCGCGAACTTCGCGGGAATACTCCGTGACGCGTTGGCTGAGAATATGACCGGTGACGAGTGGGACGCAGTGATCAATGTGCACCTCCGTGGGCACTTCTCGCTACTACGGAACGCAGCTGCTCATTGGGCCGATTCCGCTCCGGACGGTGGCTTTGAGACGTCACGGTCGTTCGTCGCGCTAACGAGCCGGTCCGCGCTTGGGAACGTCGGCCAGGTGAATTACTCGACCGCAAAGGCGGGCATCCTCGGGATGATTAGAACGACGTCGACGGAGCTCGATCGATATAACGTTCGGGTGAATGCGGTTATGCCGACCGCGTACACCCGAATGATCGAGGATATCCCAGAGGAGAAACAGCCCTTCACTCGGGAAGACATGCCGCCTGAACGCGTTGCGTCGATGATCGGGTATCTGTTGAGTGACGCGGCCGATGGAATCACCGGCAGCACGCTTCGAGTTGCTGGTGAGCAGGTCGGTGTCGTGTCTCACCCGGAACTCGTTCGGTCTGGATACCGGGATGGCGGCTGGTCCGCTGAAGACCTGGCCGACGGGTTCACCGACGACGTCGCAGAAGGCGTCGACCTCGATAATTCAGGGGGTGCGTTCTGA
- a CDS encoding thiolase domain-containing protein, which yields MSEPVYIAGAFEHPTREAPEKSTMQIHAEVAAGALDDAGVSKDAVDAYFTAGVPEMEHALTPLMATDYLGLDVDYADTTDYGGSSYVSHVGHAASAIRDGKCDVALITLAGRPRSRGQATGSGTRELRTVQDSFERIYGATNVTMYGMAARRHMHEHGTTSEQLAEIRAAASHHAQYNENAMYQDPVSVEEVVDSPVVADPLHLLDCCVISDGGGALLVVSEDVRAELSRDCVEVLGHGESPKHHDAGRIDITATGAVESGKQAFAEAGLGPEHVEYASIYDSFTITVLEAIEDLGFCAKGEGGKFVEGGTLRADGDLPFNTDGGGLCSNHPGNRGGMTKVIEAVRQLRGEANPEVQTDADVALAHGTGGSIATRHGAATLLLGTEGSA from the coding sequence ATGAGTGAACCGGTCTATATCGCGGGTGCGTTTGAACACCCCACGAGGGAAGCTCCCGAGAAGTCGACGATGCAGATCCATGCAGAGGTGGCTGCCGGTGCCCTCGACGATGCGGGCGTTTCGAAAGACGCAGTCGACGCGTACTTCACCGCTGGTGTTCCCGAGATGGAGCACGCGCTCACTCCACTCATGGCCACAGATTATCTCGGCTTAGATGTTGACTACGCCGATACAACGGACTACGGCGGCTCTTCGTACGTGTCTCACGTCGGCCATGCCGCAAGCGCGATCCGGGACGGCAAGTGCGATGTCGCCCTGATCACGCTTGCCGGTCGCCCTCGGTCACGCGGGCAGGCGACTGGATCTGGCACGCGCGAGCTTCGAACTGTGCAGGACAGTTTCGAGCGGATCTATGGCGCGACCAACGTGACGATGTACGGGATGGCTGCACGTCGGCACATGCATGAACACGGGACGACGTCGGAGCAGCTGGCGGAGATTCGCGCTGCGGCATCACATCACGCCCAATACAACGAGAATGCGATGTACCAAGACCCGGTGTCGGTAGAAGAGGTTGTGGACTCACCGGTGGTCGCGGACCCGCTCCACCTCTTGGATTGCTGCGTCATCTCTGACGGCGGTGGTGCACTTCTCGTAGTCAGTGAGGACGTCCGCGCCGAGCTGAGTCGTGACTGTGTGGAAGTGCTCGGGCACGGAGAATCGCCGAAACATCACGATGCGGGCCGAATAGACATCACGGCCACGGGAGCCGTTGAGTCGGGGAAGCAGGCTTTTGCGGAAGCCGGTCTCGGTCCGGAGCACGTCGAGTATGCGTCGATCTATGACTCATTCACGATCACCGTTCTTGAAGCGATTGAGGATCTCGGGTTCTGTGCGAAAGGAGAGGGCGGAAAGTTCGTAGAGGGCGGAACACTCCGCGCGGACGGTGATCTCCCCTTTAACACGGATGGTGGTGGCCTGTGTTCAAACCATCCCGGGAACCGCGGCGGGATGACGAAGGTAATCGAAGCGGTACGTCAACTCCGGGGGGAGGCGAATCCGGAAGTCCAAACTGACGCTGACGTCGCGCTCGCTCACGGAACGGGAGGGAGCATCGCGACTCGACATGGCGCTGCAACGCTTCTCCTGGGAACGGAGGGGTCAGCATGA
- a CDS encoding Zn-ribbon domain-containing OB-fold protein: MTDEETWGPRPLPDVSPETERYWAAASEGTLLLSYCSACDLYIYHPRARCPDCFEETEWAESSGDGTVYSFSVAERMEGWPEEDLPLVVAYVELDEGPRVMTNIVGCDPDEIAIDDSVSAVFRQTEEDDVAVPVFQPS; the protein is encoded by the coding sequence ATGACGGACGAAGAGACGTGGGGGCCTCGCCCACTGCCAGATGTGTCACCAGAGACGGAACGATACTGGGCGGCTGCCAGTGAGGGGACGTTACTCCTGTCGTACTGCTCTGCGTGCGACCTCTACATCTATCACCCACGTGCACGGTGTCCAGACTGTTTCGAGGAGACGGAATGGGCGGAGTCGAGCGGCGATGGAACGGTCTACTCGTTCTCCGTTGCAGAGCGTATGGAGGGGTGGCCTGAGGAGGACCTGCCGCTCGTGGTCGCGTACGTGGAGTTAGACGAGGGGCCGCGAGTGATGACGAATATTGTCGGCTGCGATCCTGACGAGATTGCCATCGATGATTCCGTCTCCGCTGTATTTCGCCAAACCGAGGAGGACGACGTCGCCGTGCCGGTTTTCCAGCCGAGCTAA
- a CDS encoding class I adenylate-forming enzyme family protein, translating to MLRWPDATIYDGIADVASTKPDADALRFKGESTSYSELVEESKALAHGLADLGVGGDDKIAVWLSNRPEWIKAQLAASYLGAAVVAVNTRYRTHELEYMMSDSSCTVLLTEESFLGNQYLEMVAEVVPEIESQSPSDFAPKSMPALEHVIALEKHEDYPAVRGYDAVEASGRGRGDVDPATDADATACVFYTSGTTSDPKGVLQSNQSMLNHSYQVGVHFSVGEGDVALGILPFCGVWGYNMFLSALTHGIPQVVQTHFDAERTIANVEGHDVTYMSGLATMYQRLLEADGFSEERVESLEKGSIGFVSIGYDEDLFEEIESKTGVPVCQPYGLSEANSQVFVGDPEDPPSVRKRVGGPMIFPEEEEARIVDPETGEELEEGNAGELCLRGCNVMNGYLGKPEKTEEVIDEEGWFHTGDLALRDPETGSLFYQSRMDDALRIRGFLVAPRDIETVLNDHPGVELSQVVGVSHPRHGQVAIAFVKRSNGSLTASALYEYLDDHVADYKEPEDIEFIDEFPRSSGPHGEKIQKTDLRDRVSGRYSD from the coding sequence ATGCTCCGCTGGCCAGACGCAACTATCTACGACGGGATTGCAGACGTCGCAAGCACCAAACCAGACGCCGATGCCCTCCGGTTTAAGGGGGAATCAACGTCATACTCCGAACTCGTCGAGGAAAGCAAAGCACTCGCCCATGGCCTCGCTGACTTAGGCGTCGGCGGCGACGATAAGATCGCAGTCTGGTTGAGCAACCGTCCGGAATGGATCAAAGCACAGCTGGCCGCCTCCTACCTCGGCGCAGCAGTCGTCGCAGTGAACACGCGATACCGAACCCACGAGCTGGAGTATATGATGTCGGACTCCTCGTGCACTGTGTTGCTCACAGAGGAGTCCTTCCTCGGAAATCAATATCTCGAGATGGTCGCGGAAGTCGTACCAGAGATCGAATCTCAGTCACCCTCGGACTTTGCCCCGAAGTCGATGCCGGCTCTGGAACACGTGATCGCTCTCGAAAAACACGAGGACTATCCCGCCGTTCGTGGGTATGATGCCGTCGAAGCTTCGGGGAGGGGAAGAGGCGATGTCGACCCTGCCACCGACGCTGACGCGACTGCCTGCGTCTTCTATACAAGCGGGACGACAAGTGACCCGAAAGGGGTTCTCCAGTCGAATCAATCGATGCTGAATCACTCCTACCAGGTGGGAGTGCATTTCTCCGTCGGTGAGGGAGACGTCGCACTCGGTATCCTTCCGTTCTGTGGCGTCTGGGGGTATAATATGTTCTTGAGCGCGCTCACGCATGGGATTCCTCAAGTGGTGCAGACTCATTTCGATGCTGAGCGGACGATAGCGAACGTCGAGGGTCACGATGTGACCTACATGTCTGGCTTAGCAACGATGTATCAGCGTCTTCTCGAAGCAGACGGATTCAGTGAAGAGCGGGTTGAATCGCTCGAGAAAGGGTCGATCGGCTTCGTCAGTATCGGTTATGATGAGGACCTCTTCGAAGAAATCGAGTCAAAAACGGGCGTCCCCGTCTGTCAACCCTACGGGCTCTCAGAAGCGAATAGCCAGGTTTTCGTCGGTGATCCTGAGGACCCTCCTTCAGTCAGGAAGCGTGTCGGTGGCCCGATGATCTTTCCTGAAGAGGAGGAAGCGCGTATTGTGGACCCAGAAACCGGTGAAGAACTGGAAGAAGGGAACGCCGGAGAGCTCTGTCTCCGTGGATGCAACGTCATGAACGGATATCTGGGGAAGCCCGAGAAAACGGAAGAGGTCATCGACGAAGAAGGGTGGTTCCATACGGGCGACCTTGCACTCCGTGACCCGGAGACGGGTTCTCTGTTCTACCAGTCTCGGATGGACGATGCACTCCGTATCCGGGGGTTCCTAGTCGCACCGCGGGACATTGAAACCGTCCTTAACGACCACCCAGGAGTTGAGCTGTCACAGGTAGTGGGGGTTTCGCATCCACGGCACGGGCAGGTCGCCATAGCGTTCGTTAAGAGGTCGAATGGGTCACTGACCGCGTCTGCTCTCTACGAGTACCTTGACGACCACGTTGCGGATTACAAGGAACCGGAGGATATCGAGTTTATCGACGAATTCCCGCGTTCTTCGGGTCCACATGGGGAGAAGATCCAGAAAACCGATCTCCGGGACCGCGTTTCGGGTCGGTATTCTGATTGA
- a CDS encoding ABC transporter substrate-binding protein — translation MDSTRRSLLKRSGIAAAAISTTGLAGCSSFGGGGGGTIKLGAINPLSGSAAFYGELATKAQTAWKEQVNENGGIEVDGSTRQVELVEYDDESKNSAARSAAKRLATVDDVSMILSSWRSTGAIAVAPIANQNEVPTFTHGFTPQVNDPGTYMMRLTVSTVMDAYPALQQVEKSDEIQNIGVIAETGDWGDDTLALMDWWFNESGHEGDYKNLGRFSFSQQDFSSYLTKAKQAYNNGEIDALYVQTWASAMQRFLAQQHREGLHEMMPILTGLGGADFNSVDDVGEAMENVYALGVYTRLSYADNDAIAETISDEALTQFDQYKQLDAPMHPVAFNVYADAQISQRGIEEAGSTEGAEIRNALVGTEFTTLIGDATINDRGQPAIPGALIKFGTDGDTPVVDEVPWSGQLPPITSIPPETDL, via the coding sequence ATGGACAGCACACGACGCAGCCTCCTGAAACGGAGTGGTATTGCAGCGGCAGCGATAAGTACAACTGGCCTGGCAGGGTGCAGTAGCTTCGGTGGCGGCGGTGGGGGGACAATCAAACTCGGAGCGATCAATCCACTCTCGGGATCAGCAGCATTCTACGGAGAACTCGCAACAAAAGCACAAACTGCCTGGAAAGAGCAAGTCAACGAGAACGGAGGTATCGAAGTCGACGGTTCAACACGACAAGTCGAACTCGTCGAATACGACGACGAATCGAAGAACAGTGCTGCGCGATCAGCCGCGAAACGCCTCGCGACAGTCGACGATGTGTCGATGATCCTCTCGTCCTGGCGTAGTACGGGAGCAATCGCTGTCGCTCCAATTGCAAATCAGAACGAGGTCCCGACGTTCACTCACGGGTTCACTCCACAAGTCAACGACCCGGGAACCTACATGATGCGATTGACCGTGAGCACGGTTATGGATGCATATCCTGCGCTCCAGCAGGTAGAGAAGAGCGACGAAATCCAGAACATCGGCGTTATCGCAGAAACGGGAGACTGGGGTGATGACACGCTCGCGTTAATGGACTGGTGGTTCAACGAATCAGGTCACGAGGGGGACTACAAGAACCTCGGTCGATTCTCCTTCAGCCAACAAGATTTCTCGTCATACCTCACCAAGGCGAAACAGGCCTACAACAATGGGGAAATCGATGCTCTCTACGTCCAGACGTGGGCATCTGCGATGCAGCGGTTCCTCGCACAGCAGCACCGTGAAGGCCTCCACGAGATGATGCCGATCCTGACCGGACTCGGTGGTGCAGACTTCAACAGCGTCGACGACGTCGGAGAAGCAATGGAGAACGTGTACGCACTCGGGGTGTATACCCGACTCTCGTACGCGGACAACGACGCAATCGCAGAAACGATCTCTGACGAAGCGCTCACACAGTTCGACCAATACAAGCAACTCGACGCCCCAATGCATCCCGTCGCGTTCAACGTATATGCGGACGCTCAAATCTCGCAACGGGGTATTGAGGAGGCCGGCAGTACCGAGGGAGCAGAAATCCGGAACGCGCTCGTCGGCACCGAATTCACGACCCTTATCGGTGATGCGACAATCAACGATCGGGGACAGCCCGCGATTCCGGGTGCACTAATCAAGTTCGGCACAGATGGTGATACACCGGTCGTCGATGAAGTCCCGTGGAGCGGACAGCTGCCGCCGATAACCAGTATCCCGCCCGAAACCGATCTATGA
- a CDS encoding branched-chain amino acid ABC transporter permease: MVLLETLVNGLIQGSIYALFAASFTIIFGVMDIPNMAHAALFAGGAYVFYQATILTGLPWPVGIVVAVIAIGLLGAILERGIFARLYDRTESEYVFAIILATLGLARIFERAFAQVWGHEPKEVPLAGLQSGSLHAAGVTVTSLELLVFIFSIASFAFLYWVINHTETGLGLQAIVQDRDLARLKGVNVGRTFLIAFVLGSSMAGVAGVLNAAMFSLTPDMGSSLLIKAFIVVILGGIGRVVGAAVAGYALGIYEAFAILYLSSYYIYATEFAVLILFFLLKAVVLSEGEDDLGAAIADRVRGLTEVTR; encoded by the coding sequence ATGGTACTGTTAGAGACACTCGTCAACGGCCTGATTCAAGGCAGTATCTACGCGTTGTTCGCCGCCAGTTTCACCATCATCTTCGGTGTGATGGACATCCCAAACATGGCTCACGCTGCCCTGTTCGCCGGTGGAGCATACGTGTTCTACCAGGCAACGATTCTGACCGGCCTCCCCTGGCCGGTCGGAATCGTGGTCGCGGTCATCGCGATCGGGCTACTCGGCGCGATCCTCGAACGCGGGATATTCGCTCGGTTATACGACCGTACAGAATCGGAATACGTGTTCGCGATTATCCTTGCCACGCTCGGCCTTGCACGTATCTTCGAACGTGCATTCGCGCAAGTATGGGGCCACGAGCCCAAAGAAGTCCCACTCGCCGGCCTTCAATCGGGAAGCCTACACGCCGCAGGCGTGACCGTGACGTCGCTTGAGCTACTGGTGTTCATCTTCTCGATCGCCAGCTTCGCGTTCCTCTACTGGGTCATCAACCACACCGAGACCGGCCTCGGGCTTCAGGCAATCGTTCAAGACCGCGATCTCGCCCGCCTAAAAGGCGTGAACGTCGGCCGTACCTTCTTAATCGCGTTCGTGCTCGGAAGTTCCATGGCGGGAGTTGCAGGCGTCCTCAACGCCGCGATGTTCTCCCTCACGCCCGACATGGGCTCATCACTGCTCATCAAGGCGTTCATCGTGGTCATCCTCGGAGGAATCGGACGCGTCGTCGGTGCAGCAGTCGCCGGCTACGCACTCGGCATCTACGAGGCCTTCGCGATCCTCTACCTCTCATCGTACTACATCTACGCGACAGAGTTCGCAGTCCTCATCCTCTTCTTCCTGCTCAAGGCAGTCGTCTTGAGTGAAGGTGAGGACGACCTCGGAGCTGCTATCGCTGACCGCGTTCGCGGCCTTACGGAGGTTACCCGATGA